A single region of the Vicia villosa cultivar HV-30 ecotype Madison, WI linkage group LG4, Vvil1.0, whole genome shotgun sequence genome encodes:
- the LOC131597893 gene encoding uncharacterized protein LOC131597893, giving the protein MDDNLANSFWYSSEMSFSYSNSIDRSGGLLILWNDKVEVVNSFKGEGYLGIKASWENKFYYVINVYSPCLLIKKIELWKKLIELKEAFKDGEWIMGGDFNAIKNSRERKGRGVYVNKRDMELFSEFIDRSALVDIPCKGKKFSWFSEDGKSMSRIDHFIVSNKVVSRWEVMGQFIGDRDISDHCPIWILKDQRNWGPKPFKFNNEWFSFDSFIPFVEKEWKILKVEGRGDFVLKEKLRLLKDRLRTWNKEVFGRIDLEMEDGAYKMNLADDKLASDDVFNFDSTLVFRKEACSKFWKNLRIKENMLLQKSRLIWIREGDSNSGFFTHGVETKKEKQSFRSYSLFGRIGGDG; this is encoded by the coding sequence ATGGATGATAATTTGGCCAATTCTTTTTGGTATTCTTCGGAGATGAGTTTTTCTTATTCAAATTCGATAGATAGATCGGGAGGTTTGCTAATTTTATGGAATGACAAAGTGGAGGTTGTTAATAGTTTTAAGGGAGAGGGTTATTTAGGAATAAAAGCCTCTTGGGAGAATAAGTTTTATTATGTGATTAATGTGTATTCGCCTTGTCTTTTGATAAAAAAGATTGAGTTATGGAAGAAGTTGATTGAGCTAAAGGAGGCCTTTAAGGATGGGGAATGGATTATGGGAGGGGATTTCAACGCAATTAAAAACTCAAGAGAAAGGAAGGGCCGAGGGGTGTACGTGAATAAAAGAGATATGGAACTTTTTTCGGAGTTTATTGATAGAAGTGCGTTGGTGGACATTCCTTGCAAAGGAAAaaagttttcttggtttagcGAGGATGGGAAGTCGATGAGTAGAATTGATCACTTTATCGTCTCTAACAAAGTGGTGTCTAGATGGGAGGTTATGGGTCAATTCATTGGTGATAGGGATATTTCTGATCATTGCCCAATATGGATTTTGAAGGACCAAAGGAATTGGGGACCAAAACCATTTAAattcaacaatgaatggtttAGCTTTGATTCTTTTATTCCTTTTGTGGAGAAAGAATGGAAAATCCTTAAGGTGGAAGGAAGAGGAGACTTTGTGTTAAAGGAGAAACTAAGGCTTCTAAAAGATAGATTAAGGACTTGGAACAAGGAAGTGTTTGGTAGAATTGACTTGGAGATGGAGGATGGTGCTTACAAGATGAATTTGGCCGACGATAAATTAGCCTCTGACGATGTTTTCAACTTCGATAGCACCTTGGTGTTTAGAAAGGAAGCGTGTAGTAAATTTTGGAAGAActtgagaataaaagaaaatatgttatTACAAAAGTCTAGATTGATTTGGATTAGGGAAGGAGACTCCAATAGCGGTTTTTTTACACATGGTGTTGAAACAAAGAAGGAGAAACAATCATTTAGGTCCTATTCTCTCTTCGGAAGGATTGGCGGAGACGGTTGA